In a genomic window of Maricaulis maris MCS10:
- a CDS encoding primosomal protein N', whose translation MPQAPTVTEDSPYRVSILFPLPLPEAFDYLVPPEMCLQPGDHVVAPLGKRAARGVVWAVKPGPGERALKQVEEPAGGAPLPEGTRLFVDWLSRYLVQSPGIVLRSVLRSGDALKPSPTETVYRRGSGEPDRMTDARGRVLDAVEVLHEASAADLAREAGVTASVVKGLAKSGALAELTRPVDPPFGLPDSEREGLTLTMMQAEAAGVLRRLVRAGGFQAALLDGVTGSGKTEVYFEAIAEVLRREPGAQILIMLPEIALTEAVLSRFKARFGVEPALWHSGASPKARRRAWREVAEGRARIVVGARSSLFLPFPKLRMVIVDEEHDPTYKQDEGLPYQGRDLAVVRSKIEGAMVILASATPSLESLSNALAGRYVHVRLAARPGAAVLPEVDTIDLREHPAETGRWLSPPMIEAVRDTLERGEQCLLYLNRRGYAPLVLCRTCGHRMVSPDTQSYLVEHRYTGRLVCHVTGFSMPKPAHCPACNAQDSLTSIGPGVERVAEEAKLTFPDASVEIYSSDSRSGAEIVAAMERGEIDILVGTQIAAKGHNFPGLTLVGVVDADLGLAGGDPRAGERTFQTLVQVAGRAGRADRPGRALLQTHQPEHDAIQALIAGDRDAFLEMEAMVRESLGLPPFGRLAAIGFMSMNPEQVDRVANDYAAKAPNSEGVEIWGPAEPPRAMIRGWHRRRILVRADKEIDISAYLRAWSKRVKTPPSVRVSIDVEPYSFI comes from the coding sequence ATGCCGCAGGCCCCGACCGTGACCGAAGATAGCCCGTATCGCGTCTCCATCCTGTTTCCGCTGCCTTTGCCAGAGGCGTTTGACTATCTGGTGCCACCGGAGATGTGTCTGCAGCCGGGAGACCATGTCGTCGCTCCGTTGGGAAAGCGCGCGGCGCGGGGCGTGGTCTGGGCCGTCAAGCCGGGCCCGGGCGAGCGGGCGCTAAAGCAGGTGGAGGAGCCAGCCGGCGGGGCGCCCCTTCCGGAGGGTACCCGCCTCTTTGTCGATTGGCTGTCGCGCTATCTGGTCCAGTCGCCCGGGATCGTCTTGCGCTCGGTCCTGCGTTCGGGAGATGCCCTCAAACCCTCTCCGACGGAAACTGTGTATCGACGTGGCAGCGGCGAGCCAGACCGTATGACCGATGCGCGGGGTCGCGTTCTTGATGCTGTCGAGGTGCTGCACGAGGCCAGCGCTGCCGACCTTGCCCGCGAAGCCGGCGTCACGGCGTCGGTCGTGAAGGGCCTCGCGAAATCGGGGGCACTTGCCGAACTGACGCGACCGGTTGATCCACCCTTCGGTCTGCCCGACTCGGAGCGTGAAGGTCTGACGCTGACGATGATGCAGGCCGAAGCGGCGGGGGTTTTGCGCCGTCTTGTTCGTGCTGGTGGCTTCCAGGCGGCGCTGCTGGACGGGGTCACGGGCTCTGGTAAGACGGAAGTCTATTTCGAGGCGATTGCCGAGGTGCTCCGCCGCGAACCCGGGGCGCAAATCCTGATCATGCTGCCCGAGATTGCCCTCACCGAGGCGGTGCTTTCGCGCTTCAAGGCTCGCTTCGGAGTCGAACCGGCATTGTGGCACTCCGGCGCCAGCCCCAAAGCCAGGCGCCGGGCCTGGCGCGAGGTCGCAGAGGGGCGGGCGCGGATCGTGGTCGGGGCTCGCTCGTCACTGTTTCTGCCATTTCCCAAGCTCCGCATGGTCATTGTCGATGAGGAGCATGACCCGACCTACAAACAGGATGAGGGCCTGCCCTATCAGGGCCGTGATCTGGCTGTGGTGCGGTCAAAGATAGAGGGGGCAATGGTCATTCTCGCCTCGGCAACCCCGTCACTTGAGAGTCTCTCCAATGCGCTGGCCGGGCGCTATGTTCATGTCCGACTGGCCGCCCGTCCCGGCGCAGCCGTTTTGCCGGAAGTCGACACGATCGACCTGCGCGAGCATCCGGCCGAGACGGGGCGCTGGCTGTCGCCGCCCATGATCGAAGCGGTCCGCGACACGCTGGAGCGGGGCGAGCAATGCCTCCTCTACCTCAATCGCCGGGGATATGCGCCGCTGGTCCTGTGTCGGACCTGCGGCCACCGCATGGTGTCTCCAGATACGCAATCCTATCTCGTCGAGCATCGTTACACTGGCCGCCTGGTCTGCCATGTCACCGGATTTTCCATGCCAAAGCCGGCCCATTGTCCGGCCTGCAATGCGCAAGACAGCCTGACCTCGATCGGACCGGGCGTTGAGCGGGTCGCCGAAGAGGCGAAGCTCACCTTTCCGGATGCGAGCGTAGAGATCTATTCGTCCGACAGTCGATCCGGGGCCGAGATTGTTGCGGCCATGGAACGGGGTGAGATCGACATTCTCGTCGGCACCCAGATCGCCGCCAAGGGGCATAATTTTCCTGGTTTGACCTTGGTCGGCGTAGTCGATGCCGATCTGGGCCTGGCCGGTGGTGACCCGCGTGCCGGCGAACGGACTTTCCAGACCCTGGTCCAGGTCGCGGGTCGGGCCGGGCGGGCTGACCGGCCGGGCCGGGCGTTGCTGCAGACCCATCAGCCGGAGCACGATGCCATCCAGGCCCTGATTGCCGGAGACCGAGACGCTTTCCTGGAAATGGAGGCGATGGTCCGCGAATCGCTGGGGCTGCCCCCCTTCGGCCGTCTCGCCGCAATCGGCTTCATGTCGATGAATCCCGAACAGGTCGACCGGGTTGCGAATGATTACGCCGCCAAGGCGCCCAATTCCGAAGGGGTCGAGATCTGGGGGCCCGCCGAACCACCACGCGCGATGATCCGCGGCTGGCACCGACGCCGTATCCTGGTGCGCGCCGACAAGGAAATCGACATCTCCGCCTATCTTCGGGCCTGGTCGAAGCGCGTGAAGACACCCCCATCGGTGCGGGTGTCAATCGACGTCGAACCCTATAGCTTCATCTGA
- a CDS encoding tyrosine recombinase XerC, translating to MAAPDLKTPWTDALAAFLAHLSGERRLSPRTLDAYQRDLDNFGAFLCEHHGRLPDLMTLGDLSSRDFRAYMASRRRDGLSARSLARALSAIRTFFDYAKRRWGVDNAALSLVESPKLLRSAPKPVSESAAKSLLAETGARGGPDWVSARDNAVLLLLYGCGLRISEALSLTGNDLPIGDTLRIAGKGNKTRIVPVLPAVAEAISQYVALCPFATKDDAALFRGVRGGNLSARSVQALMQELRGRLGLPETATPHALRHAFATHLLAHGGDLRAIQELLGHASLSTTQIYADVESARLLSIYDGTHPRARRR from the coding sequence ATGGCTGCACCAGACCTGAAAACGCCCTGGACCGACGCACTTGCTGCATTCCTGGCCCACCTGTCCGGCGAGCGGCGACTGTCGCCGCGCACGCTGGACGCCTACCAGCGCGACCTCGATAACTTTGGCGCATTCCTGTGTGAGCATCACGGGCGCCTGCCCGATCTGATGACGCTGGGCGACCTGTCGTCGCGGGACTTTCGAGCCTATATGGCGTCGCGCCGCCGGGACGGATTGTCGGCAAGGTCACTTGCCAGGGCGCTATCGGCGATACGCACATTCTTTGATTATGCCAAAAGGCGGTGGGGGGTCGACAATGCGGCCTTGTCTCTCGTCGAAAGCCCGAAGCTGTTACGTTCAGCGCCGAAACCGGTCAGCGAATCGGCGGCGAAGTCGCTGCTCGCAGAAACCGGCGCCAGAGGAGGCCCGGATTGGGTTTCGGCACGAGACAATGCCGTTCTCTTGCTATTATACGGCTGCGGCCTGCGAATCTCGGAAGCCCTGAGCCTGACCGGAAATGATCTTCCGATCGGCGATACTTTGCGCATCGCCGGAAAAGGCAACAAGACGCGAATAGTTCCGGTTCTGCCTGCTGTCGCCGAGGCCATTTCACAATATGTCGCGCTGTGCCCGTTTGCGACAAAGGATGATGCCGCCCTTTTTCGGGGCGTTCGTGGCGGCAACCTGTCTGCCCGCAGCGTCCAGGCCTTGATGCAGGAATTGCGCGGCCGGCTCGGATTGCCCGAAACGGCAACGCCACATGCCCTGCGTCATGCCTTCGCGACACACCTCCTGGCCCATGGCGGTGATCTGAGGGCGATCCAGGAATTGCTAGGACACGCCAGCCTCTCCACCACGCAGATCTATGCCGACGTGGAGAGCGCCCGACTCCTCAGCATTTATGACGGGACCCACCCGCGCGCGCGTCGGCGGTAA
- the lpdA gene encoding dihydrolipoyl dehydrogenase, which produces MSDTYDIVIIGGGPGGYNCAIRAGQLGLKTACVEMRGTLGGTCLNVGCIPSKALLHASELYEVAGSQFANLGIKTGAIELDLDAMLGQKDEAVDGLTKGIEFLFKKNGVEYIRGRGRIAGPGKVEVDAEGGKSTLETKNIVIATGSEVTPLPGVTIDEKRVVSSTGALALEQVPDKLVLIGAGVIGLELGSVWRRLGAQVTVVEYLDRILPGMDSELAKTAQRTFAKQGMDFKLGTKVTGVDTSGDRLGVTLEPAAGGEAETIEADTVLVCIGRRPFTDGLGLETVGIETDQRGFIANDQYRTSAENVWVVGDCTHGPMLAHKAEDEGVACAERIAGKAGHVNYGVIPGVVYTAPEIASVGLTEDELKKSGRKYKKGKFPFQANSRARTNHATDGFVKILADAETDEILGAHMIGANVGEMIGELCVAMEFRAASEDIARTCHPHPTLTEAIRQAAMGVEGWTMQS; this is translated from the coding sequence ATGTCCGACACGTATGATATCGTAATCATTGGCGGCGGCCCCGGCGGCTATAATTGTGCCATTCGTGCCGGACAGCTTGGCTTGAAGACGGCCTGCGTCGAGATGCGTGGCACGCTGGGCGGCACCTGTCTGAATGTCGGCTGCATTCCGTCAAAAGCGTTGCTGCATGCCTCTGAGTTATACGAAGTGGCCGGCTCCCAGTTCGCCAACCTCGGCATCAAGACCGGGGCGATCGAACTCGATCTCGATGCCATGCTCGGGCAAAAGGACGAAGCGGTCGATGGGCTGACGAAGGGGATTGAATTCCTCTTCAAGAAGAACGGCGTCGAATATATCCGTGGGCGCGGTCGGATTGCCGGACCGGGCAAGGTCGAAGTCGACGCCGAGGGCGGCAAGTCGACGCTTGAGACGAAAAATATCGTCATCGCCACCGGGTCGGAAGTGACCCCCCTGCCAGGCGTAACCATCGACGAGAAGCGGGTTGTCTCATCAACCGGCGCTCTGGCGCTTGAGCAAGTGCCCGACAAGCTCGTTCTGATCGGCGCCGGCGTTATCGGGCTGGAGCTCGGTTCGGTCTGGCGCCGGCTGGGTGCGCAGGTGACGGTGGTCGAGTATCTCGACCGAATTCTGCCAGGCATGGACAGCGAGCTCGCCAAGACGGCGCAGCGGACTTTTGCCAAGCAGGGCATGGACTTCAAGCTGGGCACTAAGGTGACCGGTGTGGACACTTCCGGTGACAGGCTGGGCGTCACACTGGAACCGGCCGCTGGGGGCGAAGCAGAAACGATCGAAGCCGACACAGTCTTGGTGTGTATCGGTCGCCGCCCCTTCACAGACGGGCTGGGGCTGGAAACGGTTGGCATCGAGACAGACCAGCGCGGCTTCATTGCCAATGATCAATACCGGACCTCGGCTGAGAATGTCTGGGTCGTCGGTGATTGCACGCACGGACCTATGCTGGCGCACAAGGCCGAGGACGAAGGTGTCGCCTGCGCCGAGCGAATTGCCGGCAAGGCGGGGCATGTGAATTACGGTGTTATCCCGGGCGTCGTTTACACAGCTCCGGAGATTGCCAGCGTCGGGCTCACCGAGGATGAGCTCAAAAAGTCAGGCCGCAAGTACAAGAAGGGCAAGTTTCCCTTCCAGGCCAATTCACGAGCGCGCACCAATCATGCAACCGACGGATTTGTGAAAATCCTTGCCGACGCCGAAACCGACGAAATTCTGGGCGCCCACATGATCGGCGCCAATGTTGGTGAAATGATAGGCGAGCTGTGCGTCGCTATGGAGTTTCGGGCGGCATCTGAAGACATCGCCCGAACCTGCCATCCTCACCCGACGCTGACCGAGGCCATCCGACAGGCCGCGATGGGTGTCGAAGGCTGGACAATGCAGTCCTGA
- a CDS encoding winged helix-turn-helix domain-containing protein: MADSFDATNLDDVIHGKLRLAVMAYLSATSEATFGEIKTRTNASDGNLSVHLRKLEEAGYIAIEKSFVDRKPQTRASLTESGRTAWLHYLDQLRSLIQP, from the coding sequence ATGGCTGACAGTTTCGACGCGACAAATCTTGATGACGTGATTCACGGCAAGCTGCGACTGGCCGTGATGGCCTATCTGTCGGCGACCAGTGAAGCGACCTTTGGTGAGATCAAGACGCGCACCAACGCGTCCGACGGCAATCTTTCGGTTCACCTTCGAAAGCTGGAAGAAGCCGGCTATATCGCCATCGAAAAAAGCTTCGTGGACCGCAAACCGCAGACCCGCGCGTCATTGACGGAATCCGGCCGAACCGCCTGGCTGCACTATCTCGATCAATTGCGGTCGCTGATACAGCCCTGA
- a CDS encoding TerC family protein, with amino-acid sequence MLDLLASPEIWLSLATLTFLEIVLGIDNVIFVALMASRLKEEDRAKARALGLGMALVFRVVMLFGLVWITKLETELFEIFEHGYSWRDLILVAGGLFLLGKGTLEIHHAVEGPGQHAGNSVHAAFATIVAQIVVIDVVFSLDSVITAVGMTDEVPIMIAAVVIAMGVMLLAATTVATFIERHPTTKMLALSFLLLVGVALVADGLGFHIPRGYLYFAIAFSLLVETLNIFARRSRTEGDPDT; translated from the coding sequence ATGCTGGATCTGCTCGCATCTCCTGAGATTTGGCTTTCCCTCGCCACGTTGACCTTTCTGGAAATCGTTCTGGGCATCGACAATGTGATCTTCGTGGCGTTGATGGCATCGCGACTGAAGGAAGAAGACCGCGCCAAGGCGCGGGCACTTGGTCTTGGGATGGCACTGGTCTTCCGTGTCGTGATGCTGTTTGGGCTGGTGTGGATCACGAAGCTGGAAACCGAGCTCTTCGAGATTTTCGAGCATGGCTATTCCTGGCGCGATCTGATCCTCGTTGCCGGCGGGCTTTTCCTGCTTGGCAAGGGCACGTTGGAGATACATCACGCCGTCGAAGGTCCCGGCCAACACGCGGGCAATTCCGTTCATGCTGCATTCGCGACAATTGTCGCCCAGATCGTTGTGATTGACGTTGTCTTCTCCCTGGATTCGGTGATCACAGCGGTCGGCATGACGGATGAGGTGCCGATCATGATTGCTGCCGTTGTTATAGCCATGGGGGTGATGTTGCTGGCTGCCACCACGGTCGCCACCTTTATCGAACGCCATCCGACGACGAAGATGTTGGCCCTGTCCTTCCTGCTCCTGGTCGGTGTGGCACTCGTTGCCGACGGGTTGGGATTCCACATTCCGCGCGGCTATCTCTACTTCGCGATCGCTTTTTCGCTCCTGGTCGAAACATTGAATATTTTCGCGAGGCGGTCGCGGACCGAGGGTGATCCGGACACCTGA
- the atpA gene encoding F0F1 ATP synthase subunit alpha — protein MDIRAAEISAILKDQIKNYGAEAKVSDVGSVLSVGDGIARVYGLDEVKAGELVEFPGGIKGMALNLERDNVGCVIFGDDRGIKEGDTVKRLGSIVDTSVGKGLLGRVVDGLGEPIDGKGPLKGVAERRRVDVKAPGIIPRKSVHEPMATGIKAIDAMIPVGRGQRELIIGDRQTGKTAIALDTILNQKAINEGDDESAKLYCIYVAVGQKRSTVAQIVKTLEENGALDYTIIVAATASDPAPMQFLAPFTACAMAEYFRDNGMHALIVYDDLSKQAVAYRQMSLLLRRPPGREAYPGDVFYLHSRLLERAAKLNEANGSGSMTALPIIETQANDVSAYIPTNVISITDGQIFLETDLFYQGIRPAVNVGLSVSRVGSAAQTKAMKQVAGKMKGELAQYREMAAFAQFGSDLDAATQKLLNRGQRLTELLKQPQFSPLSMEEQVCVIYAGTRGYLDKLPTSDVQRYEADLLRHLHGEHAALLASIRTEKKLTDDSESQLKAALAKFTEHFA, from the coding sequence ATGGACATCCGTGCCGCAGAAATCTCTGCGATCCTCAAGGATCAAATCAAGAATTACGGCGCCGAAGCGAAAGTTTCGGACGTTGGTAGCGTGCTGTCCGTCGGTGACGGTATTGCACGTGTCTATGGCCTCGATGAGGTGAAAGCCGGTGAGCTCGTTGAGTTCCCGGGCGGGATCAAGGGCATGGCCCTGAACCTCGAGCGCGACAATGTCGGCTGCGTGATCTTCGGCGATGACCGGGGCATCAAGGAAGGCGATACCGTCAAGCGTCTCGGCTCGATCGTGGATACCTCCGTCGGCAAGGGTCTTCTGGGCCGCGTCGTTGACGGTCTCGGTGAGCCGATCGATGGCAAGGGTCCGCTCAAGGGCGTTGCCGAGCGCCGCCGCGTTGACGTCAAGGCGCCGGGCATCATCCCGCGTAAATCGGTTCACGAGCCGATGGCAACGGGTATCAAGGCGATTGACGCCATGATCCCGGTCGGCCGTGGCCAGCGCGAGCTGATCATTGGTGACCGCCAGACCGGCAAGACCGCGATTGCGCTGGACACCATCCTCAACCAGAAAGCCATCAACGAAGGCGATGACGAGAGCGCCAAGCTCTACTGCATCTACGTCGCCGTCGGCCAGAAGCGCTCCACGGTCGCCCAAATCGTGAAGACGCTCGAGGAAAATGGCGCACTGGATTACACCATCATCGTTGCGGCCACCGCTTCGGACCCGGCTCCGATGCAGTTCCTGGCACCGTTCACGGCCTGTGCCATGGCCGAGTATTTCCGGGACAACGGCATGCACGCGCTGATCGTCTATGATGATCTGTCCAAGCAGGCTGTTGCCTATCGTCAGATGTCCCTGCTTCTGCGCCGCCCGCCGGGCCGCGAAGCCTATCCGGGCGATGTCTTCTATCTTCATTCCCGTCTCCTCGAGCGTGCTGCGAAGCTGAACGAGGCGAACGGTTCGGGTTCCATGACGGCCCTGCCGATCATCGAAACCCAGGCGAATGACGTGTCGGCCTATATCCCGACCAACGTGATCTCGATCACCGACGGTCAGATCTTCCTGGAAACCGACCTCTTCTACCAGGGCATCCGCCCGGCTGTGAACGTGGGTCTGTCGGTGTCGCGCGTTGGCTCGGCTGCCCAGACCAAGGCCATGAAGCAGGTTGCCGGCAAGATGAAGGGCGAACTGGCCCAGTACCGCGAGATGGCGGCCTTCGCCCAGTTCGGTTCGGACCTCGACGCCGCTACACAGAAATTGCTGAACCGGGGTCAGCGCCTGACCGAGCTTCTCAAGCAGCCGCAATTCTCGCCGCTGTCGATGGAAGAACAGGTCTGCGTGATCTACGCCGGTACGCGTGGCTATCTCGACAAGCTGCCGACCAGCGACGTCCAGCGCTACGAAGCGGACCTGCTGCGTCACCTGCACGGCGAGCACGCTGCGCTGCTGGCGTCCATCCGCACCGAGAAGAAGCTGACCGACGACAGCGAAAGCCAGCTGAAGGCGGCCCTCGCCAAGTTCACCGAACATTTCGCGTGA
- the odhB gene encoding 2-oxoglutarate dehydrogenase complex dihydrolipoyllysine-residue succinyltransferase, translated as MTDITVPQLGESVTEATVGSWMVKTGDAVSRDDVLVELETDKVAVEVRAEADGVMGEIFAAEGDNVEIGAKLAVIEAAGSDAAAKSEPAEDSSDPAPMAAAEPDVKESKAAGSAETVEATVPQMGESVTEGTIGAWLVKAGDSVEIDQALVEIETDKVAVEVPSPVAGVVSELLVAEGDTVAPGDAVARIGEGGAAQAAPSAESQPSEGSTDTKTMPSAARVIEENRLDAGAITGSGKDGRITKGDALKAAAGAPAAPKAAPAAAAAPVAPRETGPREERVRMTRLRQTIAKRLKDAQNAAAILTTYNEADMSAIMAARKAHQEAFVAKHGVKLGFMSFFVKACCHALKEVPAVNAEIDGTDIIYKNYYDMGVAVGTDRGLVVPVVRDADQMTLAEIEKEIIRLGKRARDGKLSIDEMQGATFTISNGGVYGSLMSMPILNAPQSGILGMHKIQERPMAENGQVVIKPMMYLALSYDHRIVDGKEAVTYLVRVKENLEDPQRMMFDL; from the coding sequence ATGACCGATATCACCGTGCCGCAGCTCGGCGAGAGCGTCACCGAAGCCACCGTGGGCAGCTGGATGGTCAAGACCGGCGACGCGGTCTCCCGGGATGATGTCCTGGTTGAGTTGGAAACCGACAAGGTCGCTGTTGAAGTCCGTGCTGAAGCGGACGGAGTGATGGGTGAGATTTTCGCCGCCGAAGGCGACAATGTTGAAATTGGCGCCAAGCTGGCTGTGATCGAAGCTGCTGGCAGTGATGCAGCAGCCAAGAGCGAACCGGCTGAAGACAGCAGTGATCCGGCACCGATGGCCGCTGCGGAACCGGACGTCAAAGAGTCCAAAGCCGCCGGCTCGGCTGAGACCGTCGAAGCCACCGTGCCGCAGATGGGTGAAAGCGTAACCGAGGGAACAATCGGAGCCTGGCTCGTGAAAGCCGGTGACTCGGTGGAGATCGACCAGGCGCTGGTCGAGATCGAAACCGACAAGGTGGCGGTTGAAGTTCCGTCTCCCGTTGCTGGTGTTGTCTCCGAGCTGTTGGTAGCCGAGGGCGACACGGTTGCGCCTGGCGATGCGGTCGCCCGCATTGGCGAGGGGGGCGCCGCCCAAGCAGCGCCGAGCGCTGAAAGCCAGCCGTCCGAGGGCTCGACAGACACAAAGACCATGCCGTCTGCCGCCCGGGTCATCGAAGAGAACAGGCTGGATGCTGGTGCGATCACCGGATCGGGCAAGGACGGCCGCATTACCAAGGGTGACGCATTGAAGGCTGCTGCTGGTGCGCCGGCTGCGCCAAAAGCCGCTCCGGCGGCTGCCGCCGCGCCGGTCGCTCCCCGCGAGACGGGACCACGCGAAGAACGGGTCCGTATGACCCGCCTGCGCCAGACAATCGCCAAGCGGCTCAAGGATGCCCAGAACGCCGCTGCCATCCTGACCACCTATAATGAAGCCGACATGTCGGCGATCATGGCGGCCCGAAAGGCGCACCAGGAGGCCTTCGTGGCCAAGCATGGCGTCAAGCTGGGCTTCATGAGCTTCTTCGTGAAGGCTTGTTGCCACGCGCTGAAGGAAGTGCCGGCGGTCAATGCCGAAATCGACGGCACCGACATCATCTACAAGAATTACTATGACATGGGTGTCGCAGTCGGCACCGATCGCGGCCTGGTCGTACCGGTCGTGCGTGACGCCGACCAGATGACCCTGGCGGAGATCGAGAAAGAGATCATCCGGCTGGGCAAGCGGGCGCGTGACGGCAAGCTTTCGATCGACGAAATGCAGGGCGCGACCTTCACCATCTCGAATGGCGGCGTGTACGGCTCGCTGATGTCGATGCCGATCCTCAATGCGCCTCAGTCAGGCATTCTGGGTATGCACAAGATCCAGGAACGCCCGATGGCCGAGAATGGTCAGGTTGTCATCAAACCCATGATGTACCTTGCTCTTTCGTACGATCACCGAATTGTCGACGGCAAGGAAGCGGTTACCTACCTCGTGCGGGTAAAGGAAAACCTGGAAGATCCACAACGCATGATGTTCGACCTGTAG
- a CDS encoding GNAT family N-acetyltransferase, whose product MDYTLMPKLIEIASPRLRLVALNQELATTQLEDRAAFFRLLGVDPEPAWPPELMDQQTMEWTRDRLRASPADTGWYSWIYISPVMNRLLGTGGFKGAPDADGAVEIGYSMLTSYREQGLATEGVMALLDWAYTHERVTSVVAHTRDDRDASHRVLEKAGFVQGETRCSDDAGHDVIAWHHTPNRSKP is encoded by the coding sequence ATGGATTACACGCTGATGCCGAAGCTGATCGAAATCGCTTCGCCGCGCTTGCGGCTTGTGGCGCTCAATCAAGAGCTTGCAACCACGCAGCTTGAAGATCGGGCGGCTTTTTTCCGTTTGCTCGGCGTTGATCCCGAACCGGCCTGGCCCCCGGAATTGATGGATCAGCAGACCATGGAGTGGACCCGGGACCGGCTCCGTGCCTCACCGGCGGATACGGGCTGGTACTCATGGATCTATATCTCGCCAGTGATGAACAGGCTGCTGGGGACCGGCGGATTCAAAGGCGCGCCGGATGCCGATGGTGCCGTCGAAATCGGATACTCGATGCTGACGTCCTATCGCGAACAAGGGCTTGCCACTGAAGGGGTGATGGCATTGCTCGACTGGGCCTATACGCATGAGCGTGTGACATCGGTAGTCGCTCACACGCGCGATGACCGGGACGCCTCTCACCGTGTGCTCGAAAAAGCGGGCTTTGTTCAGGGCGAAACCCGGTGTTCCGATGATGCTGGCCATGACGTGATCGCCTGGCACCACACACCGAACCGCTCCAAGCCCTGA
- a CDS encoding DUF484 family protein yields MTMSDNTAQSDTDMIREFLISNPDFVREDAELFSLIVETDRDDGAIDLGAAARDKLRHEIRQLKSLNESIVETARANLATQSQIHMAVLALLEAESLAGLDKKMSNRLTGALGVDVCRVLIEGHAPVQAAESILGAASGFVGDVLGDHVELLGPVDPANAHALYGQQGARVSSQAIVRLDFNGQDGLMALAARDAHLFQSGQGTELLNFLARAVERMVVQWLHQT; encoded by the coding sequence ATGACCATGTCCGACAATACCGCCCAATCCGATACGGACATGATCCGGGAGTTTCTGATCAGTAATCCGGATTTCGTCCGCGAAGATGCCGAGCTGTTTTCGCTGATTGTCGAGACCGATCGCGATGACGGCGCTATCGACCTGGGTGCGGCGGCGCGGGACAAGCTTCGTCATGAGATCAGGCAACTGAAGTCATTGAACGAGTCAATCGTCGAGACCGCCCGCGCCAATCTGGCCACCCAGTCACAGATCCACATGGCCGTGCTCGCCCTGCTGGAAGCCGAGTCGCTGGCTGGGCTGGACAAGAAGATGTCCAACCGGCTCACCGGCGCACTTGGTGTGGACGTTTGCCGAGTACTGATTGAGGGGCACGCCCCAGTGCAGGCTGCCGAATCGATTCTGGGTGCCGCCAGCGGTTTTGTGGGCGATGTTCTTGGCGACCATGTCGAACTGCTGGGCCCGGTCGATCCCGCGAACGCGCACGCCCTGTACGGCCAACAGGGCGCGCGGGTCAGTTCGCAGGCCATTGTGCGGCTGGATTTCAACGGGCAAGACGGGCTGATGGCCCTGGCGGCACGCGACGCCCACCTGTTCCAGTCCGGACAGGGGACGGAGCTTCTCAATTTCCTCGCCCGGGCGGTCGAGCGAATGGTGGTCCAATGGCTGCACCAGACCTGA
- a CDS encoding F0F1 ATP synthase subunit delta has product MTAEAAGRYATALFELAKSEGAAEAVEADLAALRAMLTESPELADALASPLHAVEVKAGILSALAKKAKFNVLTANAFGVAARNGRAGDLGDLARVYAALAAADRGVVTADVQTAAALTKKQTEALAASLKSAFGREIEVRTEVRPELMGGLIVKVGSRMFDSSLRSKLDGMKTAMKEA; this is encoded by the coding sequence ATGACAGCCGAAGCCGCGGGCCGCTATGCGACCGCGTTGTTCGAGCTGGCGAAATCCGAAGGTGCTGCGGAAGCTGTCGAGGCCGATCTCGCAGCCCTGCGCGCCATGCTGACTGAATCCCCGGAACTGGCTGACGCGCTGGCCTCGCCGCTGCACGCTGTCGAGGTCAAGGCCGGTATTCTCTCGGCGCTGGCCAAGAAGGCCAAGTTCAACGTCCTGACGGCCAATGCCTTTGGCGTTGCTGCACGAAACGGTCGCGCCGGTGATCTGGGTGACCTGGCGCGCGTTTACGCCGCGCTGGCTGCCGCCGACCGAGGTGTCGTGACTGCCGATGTGCAGACCGCGGCCGCTTTGACCAAGAAACAGACCGAAGCCCTGGCGGCTTCGCTGAAAAGTGCCTTCGGGCGCGAAATCGAGGTCCGTACGGAAGTACGGCCTGAATTGATGGGCGGACTGATCGTCAAGGTCGGTTCCCGCATGTTCGACTCTTCCCTCCGCTCCAAGCTGGATGGGATGAAGACCGCGATGAAAGAGGCCTAG